From Prevotella melaninogenica, the proteins below share one genomic window:
- a CDS encoding SLC13 family permease: MAEEKTNELGNHIEMKKVWELLAILVVTAIIWNLPTSSFGIDGLTVVQQRVIAIFVFATLSWLTECIPAWATSLSIMSIMCVTVSKNAFGVFKGDGIGELLDSKEIMASFADPIIMLFLAGFILAIAASKSGLDTLLARNLIKPFGNKSENVLLGFLLITGLFSMFISNTATAALMLTFLTPVFAALPANGKGRIALTMSIPIAANLGGMGTPIGTPPNLIAIKYLNDPAGLNMNIDFMHWMAFMAPLVIVLLLLSWRIILYFFPFTQKTIHLKIDGEVHRGWRMWVVIITFIVTILLWVIPKDVTGIDTNTVSMIPMAIFAITGVITAKDMQEINWSVIWMVAGGFAIGLGMNGSGLADAAIESIPFGNWSPIVILAISGLICYFLSNFISNTATAALLVPILAVVCRGMDHNLDGIGGTSTVLIGIAIAASTAMCLPISTPPNAIAYSTGLVKQNDMLKVGLTSGVVSLILGYILLYFIGQIHFLG; the protein is encoded by the coding sequence ATGGCAGAAGAAAAGACTAACGAACTTGGTAACCACATTGAGATGAAAAAAGTTTGGGAACTTTTAGCCATCCTCGTGGTTACAGCCATTATTTGGAATCTTCCCACAAGCAGTTTTGGCATTGATGGGTTGACCGTAGTACAGCAACGCGTTATTGCAATCTTTGTGTTTGCCACCTTATCGTGGCTAACAGAGTGCATCCCTGCATGGGCAACGTCGCTGAGTATTATGTCTATCATGTGCGTCACCGTATCTAAAAACGCTTTTGGAGTCTTCAAAGGCGACGGTATAGGTGAGTTACTTGACTCAAAGGAAATCATGGCATCCTTTGCTGACCCTATCATTATGCTCTTCCTTGCGGGCTTTATTTTAGCGATAGCGGCATCGAAGTCGGGACTTGACACGCTCTTGGCACGTAATCTTATTAAGCCTTTTGGTAATAAGAGTGAGAATGTTCTTTTGGGATTCCTGCTTATTACAGGACTCTTCTCAATGTTCATCTCAAATACTGCAACAGCCGCATTGATGCTTACTTTCCTTACTCCAGTCTTTGCTGCGCTACCTGCTAATGGTAAGGGACGTATTGCCTTGACAATGTCTATTCCTATTGCAGCCAACCTCGGTGGTATGGGAACACCGATTGGAACACCTCCGAACCTTATTGCTATTAAATATCTCAATGACCCAGCTGGTCTTAATATGAATATTGACTTCATGCACTGGATGGCTTTCATGGCACCGCTTGTGATAGTTCTGCTTTTGTTGTCATGGAGAATTATTCTTTACTTCTTCCCATTCACACAGAAGACTATTCATCTGAAGATTGATGGTGAGGTACACCGTGGATGGCGTATGTGGGTTGTTATCATAACCTTTATTGTAACAATCCTTCTATGGGTAATTCCAAAGGATGTCACAGGTATTGACACCAATACTGTTTCAATGATTCCAATGGCAATCTTCGCTATCACTGGTGTTATCACTGCAAAGGATATGCAGGAGATTAACTGGAGTGTCATCTGGATGGTTGCAGGAGGTTTTGCTATTGGCTTGGGAATGAACGGTTCAGGCTTGGCAGATGCTGCTATCGAGAGTATTCCATTCGGCAATTGGAGTCCTATCGTTATCCTTGCTATCTCTGGTTTGATTTGTTACTTCCTCTCTAACTTTATTTCAAACACAGCCACTGCAGCGCTGTTGGTTCCAATCCTTGCTGTAGTATGTCGTGGTATGGATCATAATCTCGATGGTATTGGCGGTACAAGCACTGTCCTCATCGGTATTGCCATTGCTGCCTCTACTGCAATGTGTCTCCCTATCTCTACGCCACCGAATGCTATTGCTTACTCAACAGGACTTGTGAAGCAGAATGATATGCTTAAGGTGGGTCTGACCAGCGGTGTTGTTTCCCTTATCTTGGGTTACATCTTACTTTATTTCATTGGTCAGATACACTTCCTTGGATAA